From Candidatus Amoebophilus asiaticus 5a2, the proteins below share one genomic window:
- a CDS encoding class I fructose-bisphosphate aldolase has translation MNYSDIETILGKEAVDLLTYQSNTIDKKYLHLPSPHFFEQIFIPSGRSTQVLKSLSAIGNHGRLAHTGYLSILPVDQGIEHTAGASFAPNPLYFDPENIMKLAIEGGCNAVVVTLGTLSIVARKYAHKIPCIVKINHNELLTYPTKYDQTLFGSVEEAWDLGATAVGATIYFGSEQASRQIKEVAEAFERAHELGMATVLWCYTRNSNFKTQQEDYHCAADITGQANHLGVTIQADIIKQKLPNSNQGFAALKFGKTHPNMYSKLTSAHPIDMCRYQVANCYMGRIGLISSGGASEGDGDLTEAVKTAVINKRAGGMGLISGRKAFQRPMQEGIALLHAIQDVYLESKIDIA, from the coding sequence ATGAATTATAGCGATATAGAGACAATTTTAGGTAAAGAAGCAGTCGATTTGCTCACTTACCAAAGCAATACCATAGATAAAAAATATCTACACCTACCTAGTCCTCACTTTTTTGAACAAATATTCATACCATCTGGAAGAAGTACACAAGTACTTAAAAGCCTTAGTGCTATTGGAAACCATGGCCGATTAGCTCATACAGGTTATCTTTCTATCTTACCGGTAGACCAAGGGATAGAGCATACAGCAGGGGCGTCTTTTGCACCCAACCCACTTTATTTTGATCCAGAAAATATTATGAAGTTAGCTATAGAAGGTGGGTGTAACGCAGTAGTTGTTACGCTAGGCACCCTATCTATTGTGGCTAGAAAATATGCTCATAAGATACCTTGTATTGTAAAAATTAACCATAATGAATTACTAACCTACCCTACTAAATACGACCAAACTCTTTTTGGCTCTGTAGAAGAAGCTTGGGATTTAGGAGCAACAGCTGTAGGAGCTACCATTTATTTTGGTTCCGAGCAAGCGAGCCGGCAGATAAAAGAAGTTGCAGAAGCATTTGAACGAGCACATGAGTTAGGAATGGCTACTGTTCTTTGGTGTTATACAAGAAACAGTAACTTTAAAACTCAACAAGAAGATTACCACTGTGCAGCAGATATAACCGGGCAAGCCAATCATTTAGGCGTAACCATACAAGCAGATATTATTAAGCAAAAATTACCCAATTCTAACCAAGGTTTTGCAGCCTTAAAGTTTGGAAAAACACATCCTAATATGTACAGTAAACTTACTTCAGCACATCCTATTGATATGTGTCGCTACCAAGTAGCTAACTGTTATATGGGACGAATAGGCCTTATAAGTTCTGGAGGAGCTTCAGAAGGAGATGGGGACTTGACGGAAGCAGTCAAAACAGCTGTTATTAACAAACGAGCGGGTGGCATGGGGCTTATTAGTGGTAGAAAAGCGTTCCAACGTCCTATGCAAGAAGGAATCGCCTTACTACATGCCATACAAGATGTATATTTAGAGTCTAAAATTGATATAGCATAA
- a CDS encoding IS1-like element ISCaa4 family transposase (programmed frameshift), whose translation MNCPRCNNTQSCKDGIVRGRQRYQCKSCRFPYTVSHKSDVKPVSTKRKALQLYLEGLGFRAIGRILNISYGTVYQWVKACGDQVSLPERQDQVDIVEMDEIHTYVGFKKVYCWIWIAVDRLSKRFISYVCGDRSTQTGLKLWERVKDIGKLYCSDYWKSYQQFIPKDKHRQSKSETYTVEGYNSLIRHYLARFKRKGKCYSKQVHMIEKSLNLLMAKLNNQLPILI comes from the exons ATGAATTGTCCTCGATGTAATAATACTCAAAGCTGTAAAGATGGAATTGTTAGAGGTAGACAGCGCTACCAGTGTAAAAGTTGCCGTTTCCCTTACACAGTTAGTCACAAATCAGATGTTAAACCTGTATCTACTAAGCGAAAAGCGTTGCAATTATACTTAGAAGGATTAGGATTTCGAGCTATAGGCCGTATACTCAACATAAGCTATGGAACAGTCTATCAATGGGTAAAAGCATGTGGAGATCAAGTAAGTTTACCAGAAAGACAAGATCAAGTAGATATAGTCGAGATGGATGAAATACACACATATGTGGGTT TCAAAAAAGTCTACTGCTGGATATGGATAGCTGTTGATAGATTGAGCAAGCGTTTTATATCATATGTGTGTGGAGATCGCTCGACACAAACCGGATTGAAGTTATGGGAGCGCGTCAAGGATATAGGCAAGCTGTATTGTAGTGATTATTGGAAAAGCTACCAGCAGTTTATTCCAAAAGATAAACACCGACAAAGCAAATCAGAAACTTATACAGTGGAAGGATATAATAGCTTAATTAGGCACTATTTAGCAAGATTTAAGCGTAAAGGAAAATGCTATAGCAAACAGGTGCACATGATAGAAAAATCGCTCAACCTGCTAATGGCCAAGCTAAATAATCAGCTGCCTATCTTAATTTAA
- a CDS encoding SIMPL domain-containing protein: MNNTFDTRNYGLLKIMLLSLSFIISSAILGSYLLKSRQSQRSVTVRGLAERDVAANLGIWPVCFRVADDDLVILKQKIEKQRNVITEFLSKLGFKSTEITYGVPEIDDKEASNYRADRKLRYAAQLTITVRSDNVAGLEQALQKSEELVARGIVLDADRWEHRYKFIFTELNELKPAMIQQATLEARKAAEQFAKDSGSKVGNICHATQGLFSIEDTHIPTKKHIRVVTTVQYTLID; the protein is encoded by the coding sequence ATGAACAATACATTTGATACACGGAACTATGGTTTATTAAAAATCATGTTACTTAGCTTATCTTTTATTATATCCAGTGCTATCCTAGGATCTTATCTCCTTAAATCGCGCCAAAGTCAAAGAAGTGTAACAGTAAGGGGACTAGCTGAACGAGATGTGGCCGCCAATTTAGGGATATGGCCTGTCTGTTTCCGTGTAGCAGACGATGATTTAGTTATTTTAAAACAAAAAATTGAAAAGCAACGTAATGTAATCACAGAATTTTTATCCAAGCTAGGATTTAAGTCAACAGAAATTACTTATGGCGTACCTGAAATTGACGATAAAGAAGCTAGTAATTATAGAGCAGATAGAAAGCTTAGATATGCAGCCCAACTAACCATTACAGTTCGCTCCGATAATGTCGCTGGTTTAGAACAGGCATTACAAAAATCTGAAGAATTAGTTGCAAGAGGTATTGTCCTTGACGCTGATAGATGGGAACATCGCTACAAATTTATTTTCACTGAACTAAACGAGCTTAAACCAGCTATGATCCAACAAGCTACGCTAGAAGCACGTAAGGCCGCTGAGCAATTTGCTAAAGATTCAGGCAGTAAAGTAGGCAATATATGCCATGCAACACAAGGGTTATTCTCTATAGAAGATACGCATATACCTACAAAAAAGCATATACGTGTGGTAACTACTGTACAATACACACTTATAGACTAG
- the lptB gene encoding LPS export ABC transporter ATP-binding protein has translation MELRAENLVKQYRKRLVVNHAYAAVSQGEIVGLLGPNGAGKTTTFYMLVGLVKPDAGEVYLDDQPITKLPMYKRAQLGISYLPQEASIFRNLTVEENLMAILEHTNLSPQERKEKMESLLEEFSITHIRKNQGKVLSGGERRRTEIARALTIDPKFVLLDEPFAGVDPIAVEEIQHLVAKLKDKNIGILITDHNVNETLSITDRAYLMFEGKLLKSGTAEELAEDEQVRRVYLGKHFELKRKF, from the coding sequence ATGGAGCTTAGAGCTGAAAACCTTGTTAAACAATATAGAAAACGACTAGTAGTAAATCATGCTTATGCTGCAGTATCTCAAGGAGAAATTGTAGGACTTTTAGGACCCAATGGCGCTGGGAAGACTACTACCTTTTATATGTTAGTAGGCCTTGTAAAGCCTGATGCAGGGGAAGTATACTTGGATGATCAACCCATTACTAAGCTGCCTATGTATAAAAGAGCACAGTTAGGAATTAGTTACCTTCCACAAGAAGCTTCTATATTTAGAAATTTAACGGTAGAAGAAAATCTGATGGCCATTTTAGAACATACTAATCTTTCTCCTCAAGAAAGAAAAGAAAAAATGGAATCTCTACTCGAAGAGTTTAGCATTACCCACATTAGAAAAAATCAAGGAAAAGTACTTTCAGGAGGTGAGCGTAGAAGAACAGAAATAGCTAGAGCCCTAACGATTGATCCAAAATTTGTGCTTTTGGATGAACCTTTTGCTGGGGTAGATCCGATTGCTGTAGAAGAAATACAGCATCTAGTTGCCAAACTCAAAGATAAAAATATTGGCATACTAATTACCGATCATAACGTAAATGAAACGCTTTCTATTACAGACCGGGCTTATCTGATGTTTGAAGGTAAACTTCTTAAATCTGGTACAGCCGAAGAGCTAGCAGAAGACGAACAGGTGCGTAGGGTATATTTGGGTAAACACTTTGAACTCAAGCGTAAGTTTTAA
- the pyk gene encoding pyruvate kinase — MSESFNKTKIIATVVPASGSKEVLTQLIEAGAGIIRLNFSHGTYTAHQRVIEHVRTINQELGKHVCLLQDLQGPKIRIGLLKEETIHLVSGQELALTPEVILGTENRITTTYTNLAHEIKIGDTILVDDGKIVLKAIRKEGNELITEVIHGGDLRSNKGLNLPATRLSTPSLTEKDREDLAFGLQQDVEWIALSFVRNPQDIIELKEIIKQSGKNTKVIAKIEKPEALEHIQEIIAAADALMVARGDLGVEIAMEKVPMVQKNIVSLCNRAGKPVIIATQMMESMIENPLPTRAETNDIANAVIDGADALMLSGETALGKYPIKVVAEMKKTILVVEQTAPIYNRYQDISSTSPTFYNDSLVRTACRLSHDIQAKAIICLTQTGWTALELAKHRPQANIFVFTDNQSLLNSINLIWNVRGYYYDSMVSTDQTFADIESLLTKNNYLKSGDVFISMASMPIHSKQRTNMLKINRVS, encoded by the coding sequence ATTTCAGAAAGTTTTAATAAAACTAAAATTATAGCTACTGTAGTGCCTGCTAGTGGGAGCAAAGAAGTGCTTACACAATTGATTGAAGCTGGCGCAGGTATTATCCGCTTAAATTTCTCACATGGCACCTATACAGCTCATCAACGAGTCATAGAACATGTGCGCACTATTAACCAAGAGTTAGGCAAACATGTTTGTTTACTACAAGACTTACAGGGGCCTAAGATTAGAATTGGTTTATTAAAAGAGGAAACTATACATCTAGTTAGTGGACAAGAATTAGCACTTACACCTGAAGTAATATTAGGTACTGAAAACCGAATAACAACCACATACACTAACTTAGCACATGAAATAAAAATTGGTGATACTATTTTGGTAGATGATGGTAAAATTGTATTAAAAGCTATACGTAAAGAAGGAAACGAGCTAATTACAGAAGTAATTCATGGTGGCGATTTACGTTCCAATAAAGGACTTAATTTGCCAGCTACTAGGCTCTCTACGCCCTCCCTTACAGAAAAAGACCGGGAAGATTTAGCTTTTGGGCTTCAACAAGATGTAGAATGGATAGCTCTTTCTTTTGTTAGAAATCCGCAAGATATTATAGAGCTCAAAGAAATCATCAAACAATCTGGCAAGAACACTAAAGTAATTGCTAAAATAGAAAAGCCAGAAGCATTAGAACATATTCAGGAAATTATAGCAGCAGCAGATGCCCTTATGGTAGCCCGAGGAGATTTAGGTGTAGAAATTGCTATGGAAAAAGTACCTATGGTACAAAAGAATATAGTAAGCTTATGTAACCGAGCTGGCAAACCTGTTATCATAGCTACCCAGATGATGGAGAGTATGATAGAAAATCCTCTGCCTACCCGGGCTGAAACTAATGACATAGCCAATGCAGTTATAGATGGTGCTGATGCTTTAATGCTTTCTGGTGAGACAGCATTAGGAAAATATCCTATTAAAGTAGTTGCCGAAATGAAAAAGACTATTTTAGTTGTTGAACAAACTGCACCTATCTACAATAGATACCAAGATATCTCATCCACATCTCCAACCTTCTATAATGATAGTTTGGTCAGAACAGCCTGTAGGCTAAGTCATGATATTCAGGCTAAAGCTATTATATGCTTAACACAAACAGGATGGACAGCTTTAGAGCTAGCCAAGCATAGGCCTCAGGCAAATATATTTGTCTTTACAGATAATCAGTCTCTACTTAACAGCATCAACTTGATTTGGAACGTAAGAGGATATTATTATGATAGTATGGTGTCTACAGACCAGACATTTGCTGATATCGAATCTCTTTTGACAAAAAACAATTACTTAAAGTCAGGCGATGTATTTATTAGTATGGCTAGTATGCCTATTCATAGTAAACAACGTACCAATATGTTAAAGATTAATAGAGTATCTTAA
- a CDS encoding pyridoxal phosphate-dependent aminotransferase, with translation MTEFLSDRINLLPQSATLAMNKQSQLLKAQGYDVCDLSIGEPNFPTPLYIQQAAKEAIDSGSYFTYSPVAGYLDLRAAITKKLAKENNIICTPEQIVVSTGAKQSLSNLFLCLLNPGDEVIVYTPYWVSYASIVQLAGGKPIFLKGSKENNYEPTSEQLEQAITNKTKAIIFSSPSNPTGSVLSKSSLMAIAEVLERHKHVLVVADEIYEHINFTDDFTSIGSIASIQDRVVTINGFSKSYAMTGWRVGYLAAPLWIAKACEKIQGQLTSGTCSISQRAALAAFDVDMQVIAEMRAIYKRRRDLAIKGISNLPGVTCNIPLGAFYLFPDISYYFGYTDGEQAIRTAEDFCMYILKEAKVTLVDGAAFGEPNCIRLSYATSDEVIQEAMERMQKALQKLSPSR, from the coding sequence ATGACCGAATTTCTTTCTGACCGTATAAACCTACTACCGCAATCAGCTACCTTGGCCATGAATAAGCAATCTCAATTATTAAAAGCACAAGGTTATGATGTATGTGACTTAAGCATAGGAGAACCTAATTTCCCAACACCTCTATACATACAGCAAGCTGCCAAAGAAGCTATTGATAGCGGGTCTTACTTTACTTACTCACCTGTAGCTGGCTACCTAGATTTAAGAGCTGCCATTACAAAAAAACTAGCTAAGGAAAATAACATTATCTGTACGCCAGAACAAATTGTTGTTTCCACAGGAGCCAAACAATCTTTATCCAACCTATTTCTATGTTTATTAAACCCTGGCGATGAAGTAATTGTATATACACCTTATTGGGTAAGTTATGCTTCTATTGTACAACTAGCAGGTGGCAAGCCTATATTCTTAAAAGGAAGTAAGGAAAACAATTATGAGCCTACTAGCGAACAATTAGAACAAGCCATAACAAATAAAACAAAAGCCATTATTTTCTCTTCTCCGAGCAACCCAACAGGTTCTGTGTTATCGAAATCTTCTTTAATGGCTATAGCAGAAGTATTGGAAAGACATAAGCATGTGTTAGTAGTTGCTGACGAAATTTATGAGCATATCAATTTTACAGATGATTTTACAAGCATAGGCTCTATAGCTAGTATACAAGACCGAGTAGTTACTATTAATGGCTTTTCTAAAAGTTATGCTATGACTGGTTGGCGAGTAGGTTATTTGGCTGCTCCCCTATGGATTGCTAAAGCTTGCGAAAAAATACAAGGCCAGCTTACTTCTGGTACCTGCTCTATTTCTCAGCGAGCAGCCTTAGCTGCTTTTGATGTAGACATGCAAGTTATAGCAGAGATGCGAGCTATTTATAAACGAAGAAGAGATCTGGCTATAAAGGGTATAAGCAACCTACCAGGAGTTACATGCAATATACCACTTGGTGCTTTTTATCTTTTTCCAGATATCAGCTATTATTTTGGTTATACAGATGGAGAGCAAGCTATTAGAACTGCAGAGGACTTTTGTATGTATATTCTAAAAGAAGCCAAAGTTACTTTAGTAGATGGTGCTGCTTTTGGAGAGCCTAACTGTATTAGACTGTCTTATGCTACTTCTGATGAAGTGATACAAGAAGCTATGGAGCGTATGCAAAAGGCTTTGCAAAAGCTCTCTCCTAGTCGGTAA
- a CDS encoding FtsK/SpoIIIE family DNA translocase, with protein sequence MATVQNTYKGKNDTPSKKKRRFTLPSFSIDHRLRVAIGILIQGIACFLCIAFISHFVHGRFDQGVLESVQELGIKNAGKLMHNWLGIVGAMASYYFMFRWLGITAFLIIPPLYLLGAKFTQSRFWKTWSLYRATAFSVFGILWVNVALGYIALLFPTKELFDNLLGGVAFELGILFDSLLGWGTLIFLCTVLLIFIIYYFNITSFRNLFPFIKTSSSKIEPIQKTSPLSTSTQTSNPTNASFSRFLEPEEELKETDDEYKESEEEEIENSKHAYLNEKIYANTSAEVPLSIVDTTVSEEDAPSKFIEENNSTITTNHSALLHENKKDLSTENTLEDYDPKLELSAYHYPTVDLLEVREALKKEVSQEELEQNKDKIVKTLTDFKIGISSIKATIGPTVTLYEIVPEAGVKISKIKNLEDDIALSLAALGIRIIAPIPGKGTIGIEVPNKNREMVPFRDMLLSDKFLKSNMELPIVLGKSISNEAVIVDLARMPHVLIAGATGQGKSVGLNVLLASLIYKKHPSQLKLVLVDPKKVELSLFSHLERHFLAKLPQSEEPIITETKKVVHTLNSLCLEMDLRYELLKQAGTRNIKEYNDKFVKRRLNPEKGHRFLPYIVLVIDEFADMMMTAGKEVEMPIARLAQLARAIGIHLVLATQRPSVNVITGIIKANFPVRISFRVTSKVDSRTILDTGGAEQLVGQGDMLLAMNSSIIRLQCPFLDTHEIEHICDYIGAQRGYESAYMLPAYEEDEDDSRAELDLGDIDPLFEEAARLIVAHQQGSTSLIQRKLKLGYNRAGRLIDQLEAAGIVGPFEGSKAREVLITDERSLEMILRSQQENV encoded by the coding sequence ATGGCAACTGTACAGAATACCTATAAAGGAAAGAACGACACACCCAGCAAAAAGAAAAGAAGATTTACATTACCTAGCTTTTCTATAGACCATCGTCTAAGAGTGGCAATAGGTATTCTAATCCAAGGAATAGCGTGCTTTTTATGTATTGCCTTTATTTCACATTTTGTACATGGGAGATTTGACCAGGGAGTCTTAGAATCAGTTCAAGAACTAGGCATAAAAAACGCTGGAAAACTTATGCATAACTGGCTAGGTATTGTGGGAGCTATGGCTTCCTACTATTTTATGTTTAGATGGCTAGGCATAACCGCCTTTCTCATCATTCCTCCACTTTATCTACTAGGTGCTAAGTTTACTCAAAGCAGATTTTGGAAGACTTGGAGTCTTTATCGGGCAACTGCTTTTTCTGTGTTTGGCATACTTTGGGTAAATGTAGCATTGGGCTACATAGCTTTATTATTCCCAACCAAAGAACTGTTTGATAATTTATTGGGTGGTGTAGCCTTTGAATTAGGTATACTATTTGATAGTCTGCTGGGCTGGGGTACCCTTATCTTTTTATGTACAGTTTTATTAATATTTATCATTTACTATTTTAATATTACTTCATTTAGAAATTTATTTCCTTTTATTAAGACAAGTTCTTCCAAGATCGAACCTATACAAAAGACATCACCGCTTTCTACTTCTACACAAACCAGTAATCCTACAAATGCATCATTTAGTAGATTTCTAGAGCCAGAAGAAGAGTTAAAAGAAACGGATGATGAATATAAAGAATCAGAAGAGGAGGAAATAGAAAATTCCAAACATGCTTATTTAAACGAGAAAATATATGCTAATACTTCTGCCGAAGTACCTTTGTCTATCGTAGATACTACTGTATCAGAAGAAGATGCACCATCAAAGTTTATAGAAGAAAATAATAGCACTATTACTACAAATCACAGTGCTCTATTGCATGAAAACAAAAAAGACCTTAGTACAGAAAATACATTAGAAGATTATGATCCAAAGCTAGAGCTTTCTGCATACCACTACCCTACTGTTGACTTATTAGAGGTCAGAGAAGCTCTTAAAAAAGAAGTTAGCCAAGAAGAGCTTGAGCAAAACAAAGATAAAATTGTAAAAACGCTAACCGATTTTAAAATTGGGATTTCTAGTATAAAAGCCACTATTGGGCCAACTGTTACCTTATATGAAATTGTACCAGAAGCAGGCGTTAAAATCTCTAAAATTAAAAATTTAGAAGATGATATAGCACTTAGCTTAGCTGCATTAGGCATCCGTATTATTGCTCCTATCCCTGGCAAAGGGACTATTGGTATTGAAGTACCTAACAAAAATCGAGAAATGGTACCTTTTAGAGATATGTTGCTGAGCGATAAATTTTTAAAAAGTAACATGGAATTGCCTATTGTATTAGGCAAAAGTATTTCCAATGAGGCAGTAATAGTAGATTTAGCACGTATGCCTCATGTGCTTATTGCAGGTGCTACTGGGCAAGGAAAATCTGTTGGTTTAAATGTATTGCTTGCATCATTGATTTATAAAAAGCATCCTTCACAACTCAAACTAGTGTTGGTGGACCCAAAAAAAGTAGAACTATCGCTTTTTAGCCACTTAGAACGTCACTTTTTAGCCAAGCTTCCACAAAGCGAGGAACCTATTATTACTGAAACAAAGAAAGTAGTCCATACCCTTAACTCGCTATGTTTAGAAATGGATCTTCGCTACGAATTACTGAAGCAAGCAGGCACTAGAAATATTAAAGAATATAACGACAAATTTGTCAAACGTAGGCTTAACCCAGAAAAAGGACATCGCTTTTTACCTTATATTGTATTAGTTATTGATGAATTTGCTGATATGATGATGACAGCAGGTAAAGAAGTAGAAATGCCTATTGCTAGGTTAGCCCAGCTAGCTAGGGCCATTGGTATACATTTGGTGTTAGCTACCCAACGGCCATCCGTAAATGTTATTACTGGTATCATTAAAGCCAACTTTCCTGTACGTATATCGTTCAGGGTTACTTCTAAAGTAGATTCTAGAACTATATTAGACACAGGTGGTGCAGAGCAATTGGTAGGACAAGGAGATATGCTACTTGCCATGAATTCATCTATCATTCGGTTGCAATGTCCTTTCTTAGATACACATGAGATAGAACATATTTGTGATTATATAGGTGCTCAGCGCGGTTATGAGTCAGCTTATATGCTACCTGCTTATGAGGAAGATGAGGACGATAGCAGAGCAGAGCTAGACTTAGGAGACATTGATCCACTTTTTGAAGAAGCAGCTAGACTAATTGTAGCACACCAACAAGGAAGCACCTCACTGATACAAAGAAAATTAAAACTCGGCTATAATCGAGCAGGCAGACTAATAGATCAGTTGGAAGCAGCTGGTATTGTAGGACCCTTTGAAGGAAGTAAGGCAAGAGAAGTATTAATAACGGATGAACGCAGTTTAGAAATGATTCTTCGTAGTCAGCAAGAGAATGTATAA
- the recJ gene encoding single-stranded-DNA-specific exonuclease RecJ, translated as MDKRWVFQTMPEPTVVASLANAIGVDSSIAALLVQKGVTDFNQAKDYFRPSLADLHDPFIMKDMDKAVGRLLRAIENQEEILIYGDYDVDGVTSVSLVYGFLKQYHSKLQFYIPDRYKEGYGVSKQAINWAIETGISLIITLDCGIKATECIQQAQIAGIDVIVCDHHEPGEGLPPAYAILDPKQKTCPYPFKELSGCGVGFKLLQAFVLKQNISLDILYRYLDLVAISIACDLVPLTDENRILAYHGLKRLNNSPSFGIQAIIQVANLPWTLGISQLVFGLGPRLNAAGRVDHGSLAVNLLLAEDSVTASSLARQIEDKNGFRRYLDSTITAEALQLMKASDASLIAKTTVLFKEDWHKGVIGIVASRCIEHYYRPTIILTASGNKATGSARSVAGYNIYEAITECAELLEQYGGHAHAAGLTLPLENIISFQERFEQVVSSTISQELLIPVQKIDLLLPLEKVTNKFYNILNQMAPFGNGNMRPVFATELVIATKYRILKENHLKLTVQEPASGICIDAIGFGLAKYAHLVCDRKPFKIAYTIERNNYQGQVNLQLNIKGLQPI; from the coding sequence ATGGACAAAAGATGGGTGTTTCAAACTATGCCAGAGCCTACTGTGGTTGCATCATTAGCCAATGCTATTGGCGTAGATAGCTCTATTGCTGCTTTATTGGTACAAAAGGGAGTAACTGATTTTAATCAGGCAAAAGATTATTTTAGACCTTCGTTAGCCGATCTGCACGATCCGTTTATTATGAAGGATATGGATAAGGCAGTAGGCCGTTTACTGCGAGCTATTGAGAACCAAGAAGAAATATTAATCTATGGCGACTATGATGTGGATGGAGTTACATCAGTATCGTTGGTATATGGCTTTTTGAAGCAATATCATAGTAAGCTACAATTCTATATTCCAGATAGATATAAAGAAGGTTATGGGGTTTCTAAGCAAGCTATCAACTGGGCTATTGAGACAGGTATTTCCCTAATTATAACATTAGACTGTGGTATAAAAGCCACAGAATGTATTCAACAAGCCCAGATAGCAGGAATTGATGTAATTGTATGTGATCACCATGAACCAGGTGAAGGCCTGCCACCTGCCTATGCAATTTTAGATCCTAAACAAAAAACATGTCCTTATCCTTTTAAAGAGCTTTCTGGTTGTGGGGTTGGTTTTAAGTTACTTCAAGCTTTTGTATTAAAGCAAAACATTTCATTAGACATCCTCTATCGATACCTGGACTTAGTAGCTATTAGCATTGCCTGCGACTTAGTTCCACTCACGGACGAAAATAGAATACTTGCTTACCATGGACTAAAGCGCTTAAATAATAGTCCTTCATTTGGCATACAAGCTATTATACAAGTTGCTAATTTACCCTGGACATTAGGAATTTCACAATTGGTTTTTGGTTTAGGGCCTCGCCTTAATGCAGCAGGCAGGGTGGACCATGGTAGCTTAGCTGTAAATTTACTTTTGGCAGAAGATTCAGTGACTGCTAGCTCGCTAGCACGTCAGATTGAAGACAAAAATGGTTTTAGAAGATACTTAGACAGTACTATTACAGCAGAAGCACTTCAGTTGATGAAAGCTAGCGATGCAAGTTTAATAGCTAAAACTACGGTGCTTTTTAAAGAAGACTGGCACAAGGGAGTAATTGGTATTGTTGCTTCTAGATGTATAGAACATTATTACCGTCCTACCATCATTCTTACAGCTTCTGGTAATAAGGCTACAGGTTCTGCACGTTCTGTGGCAGGCTATAATATATATGAGGCCATTACCGAATGTGCTGAGCTATTGGAACAATATGGAGGGCATGCCCATGCAGCAGGCCTTACATTACCTTTAGAAAATATTATATCTTTTCAAGAACGTTTTGAGCAAGTTGTCTCTAGCACTATTTCGCAAGAATTGCTTATTCCTGTTCAAAAAATAGATTTGTTGCTGCCGCTTGAAAAGGTTACCAATAAGTTTTATAATATTCTTAACCAGATGGCTCCTTTTGGTAATGGTAATATGAGGCCTGTATTTGCAACAGAGTTAGTGATAGCTACTAAATATAGAATTCTTAAAGAAAATCATTTAAAACTAACGGTACAAGAACCTGCTTCAGGCATCTGTATAGACGCTATTGGTTTTGGATTAGCAAAATATGCCCATTTGGTGTGTGACCGTAAGCCATTTAAGATAGCTTATACCATAGAGAGAAATAATTACCAAGGGCAAGTAAATTTACAACTTAATATTAAAGGTTTACAGCCAATATAG
- a CDS encoding LolA family protein has product MYKKLSCLVFILCCYSSPSLAKIKPHSQARKVLANIKTPNSFQADFIYTRQEKDAEEPQQIKGKVWAKGNRYKIVLDEQVVISNGEIVWNYLPELHEVHINNFEDEEAALFSPIQLMHIHQQGFIPIALKSITIDKIEYDILELIASDQDNFIKHLSLTIGRKSHQIKHIKAFDNNEITHSFMIMNAVLDVDLEDSYFEFDTTEYTDLEIVDLR; this is encoded by the coding sequence ATGTATAAGAAATTAAGTTGCCTGGTTTTTATATTATGTTGCTATTCATCTCCTAGCCTGGCAAAAATCAAACCACATAGCCAAGCAAGAAAAGTATTAGCGAACATTAAAACGCCCAACAGCTTTCAAGCAGATTTTATTTATACTAGACAAGAAAAAGATGCTGAAGAGCCACAACAAATAAAAGGGAAGGTATGGGCAAAAGGCAATAGATACAAAATTGTATTAGACGAGCAAGTTGTAATTAGTAATGGAGAAATTGTATGGAATTATTTACCAGAACTTCATGAAGTACATATTAATAATTTTGAAGATGAAGAAGCAGCACTATTTTCTCCGATACAACTTATGCATATACACCAGCAAGGATTTATACCTATTGCTTTGAAGTCCATTACCATTGATAAAATAGAGTATGATATATTGGAATTAATAGCTAGTGACCAAGATAATTTTATTAAACACCTTAGCTTAACTATTGGAAGAAAAAGTCATCAAATAAAGCACATTAAAGCTTTTGATAACAATGAGATAACACATAGCTTTATGATCATGAATGCAGTGTTAGATGTGGATTTAGAAGACAGCTATTTTGAATTTGATACAACAGAATATACAGATTTGGAGATAGTTGATTTACGATAA